One segment of Oncorhynchus keta strain PuntledgeMale-10-30-2019 unplaced genomic scaffold, Oket_V2 Un_contig_1599_pilon_pilon, whole genome shotgun sequence DNA contains the following:
- the LOC118383337 gene encoding uncharacterized protein LOC118383337 isoform X5: MAVLREEEEEKSRRMKKMIDDMNREIAAILDTTRAIKKNLVSDDISFLQNYKDTLKRAQCTSPDPELVSGALINVAKQLGNLQVRVLEKHLGNLQVRVLEKQLGNLQVRVLEKQLGNLQVRVLEKHLGNLQVRVLEKHLGNLQVRVLEKQLGNLQVRVLEKHLGNLQVRVLEKQLGNLQVRVLEKHLGNLQVRVLEKQLGNLQVRVLEKHLGNLQVRVLEKQLGNLQVRVLEKQLGNLQVRVLEKHLGNLQVRVLEKQLGNLQVRVLEKQLGNLQVRVLEKQLGNLQVRVLEKHLGNLQVRVLEKHLGNLQVRVLEKQLGNLQVRVLEKHLGNLQVRVLEKHLGNLQVRVLEKQLGNLQVRVLEKQLGNLQVRVLEKQLGNLQVRVLEKHLGNLQVRVLEKHLGNLQVRVLEKHLGNLQVRVLEKHLGNLQVRVLEKHLGNLQVRVLEKQLGNLQVRVLEKMLKSVQYSESDFFLTNVHIFTNILKLHSDNFRLKNITHLAIMSQ, translated from the exons ATGGCTGtcctgagggaggaagaggaagagaagagtcgGAGGATGAAGAAGATGATTGACGATATGAACAGAGAGATAGCAGCCATTTTAGACACAACGAGAGCCATAAAGAAGAACCTGGTATCTGATGACATCTCATTCCTGCAG AACTACAAGGACACGTTAAAAAG AGCCCAGTGCACAAGCCCAGATCCAGAGCTTGTTTCTGGAGCGCTGATCAATGTGGCAAAGCAGCTGGGCAACCTGCAGGTCAGAGTTTTGGAGAAGCACCTGGGCAACCTGCAGGTCAGAGTTTTGGAGAAGCAGCTGGGCAACCTGCAGGTCAGAGTTTTGGAGAAGCAGCTGGGCAACCTGCAGGTCAGAGTTTTGGAGAAGCACCTGGGCAACCTGCAGGTCAGAGTTTTGGAGAAGCACCTGGGCAACCTGCAGGTCAGAGTTTTGGAGAAGCAGCTGGGCAACCTGCAGGTCAGAGTTTTGGAGAAGCACCTGGGCAACCTGCAGGTCAGAGTTTTGGAGAAGCAGCTGGGCAACCTGCAGGTCAGAGTTTTGGAGAAGCACCTGGGCAACCTGCAGGTCAGAGTTTTGGAGAAGCAGCTGGGCAACCTGCAGGTCAGAGTTTTGGAGAAGCACCTGGGCAACCTGCAGGTCAGAGTTTTGGAGAAGCAGCTGGGCAACCTGCAGGTCAGAGTTTTGGAGAAGCAGCTGGGCAACCTGCAGGTCAGAGTTTTGGAGAAGCACCTGGGCAACCTGCAGGTCAGAGTTTTGGAGAAGCAGCTGGGCAACCTGCAG GTCAGAGTTTTGGAGAAGCAGCTGGGCAACCTGCAGGTCAGAGTTTTGGAGAAGCAGCTGGGCAACCTGCAGGTCAGAGTTTTGGAGAAGCACCTGGGCAACCTGCAGGTCAGAGTTTTGGAGAAGCACCTGGGCAACCTGCAGGTCAGAGTTTTGGAGAAGCAGCTGGGCAACCTGCAGGTCAGAGTTTTGGAGAAGCACCTGGGCAACCTGCAGGTCAGAGTTTTGGAGAAGCACCTGGGCAACCTGCAGGTCAGAGTTTTGGAGAAGCAGCTGGGCAACCTGCAGGTCAGAGTTTTGGAGAAGCAGCTGGGCAACCTGCAGGTCAGAGTTTTGGAGAAGCAGCTGGGCAACCTGCAGGTCAGAGTTTTGGAGAAGCACCTGGGCAACCTGCAGGTCAGAGTTTTGGAGAAGCACCTGGGCAACCTGCAGGTCAGAGTTTTGGAGAAGCACCTGGGCAACCTGCAGGTCAGAGTTTTGGAGAAGCACCTGGGCAACCTGCAGGTCAGAGTTTTGGAGAAGCACCTGGGCAACCTGCAGGTCAGAGTTTTGGAGAAGCAGCTGGGCAACCTGCAGGTCAGAGTTTTGGAGAAGATGCTGAAGTCTGTTCAATACAGCGAGTCTGATTTTTTTCTTACCAATGTTCATATCTTCACAAATATTTTAAAATTGCATTCAGACAATTTCAGATTAAAAAATATCACTCATCTGGCAATAATGTCCCAGTAA
- the LOC118383337 gene encoding uncharacterized protein LOC118383337 isoform X30, which yields MAVLREEEEEKSRRMKKMIDDMNREIAAILDTTRAIKKNLVSDDISFLQNYKDTLKRAQCTSPDPELVSGALINVAKQLGNLQVRVLEKHLGNLQVRVLEKQLGNLQVRVLEKQLGNLQVRVLEKHLGNLQVRVLEKHLGNLQVRVLEKQLGNLQVRVLEKHLGNLQVRVLEKQLGNLQVRVLEKHLGNLQVRVLEKQLGNLQVRVLEKHLGNLQVRVLEKQLGNLQVRVLEKQLGNLQVRVLEKHLGNLQVRVLEKQLGNLQVRVLEKHLGNLQVRVLEKQLGNLQVRVLEKQLGNLQVRVLEKHLGNLQVRVLEKHLGNLQVRVLEKHLGNLQVRVLEKHLGNLQVRVLEKQLGNLQVRVLEKHLGNLQVRVLEKQLGNLQVRVLEKMLKSVQYSESDFFLTNVHIFTNILKLHSDNFRLKNITHLAIMSQ from the exons ATGGCTGtcctgagggaggaagaggaagagaagagtcgGAGGATGAAGAAGATGATTGACGATATGAACAGAGAGATAGCAGCCATTTTAGACACAACGAGAGCCATAAAGAAGAACCTGGTATCTGATGACATCTCATTCCTGCAG AACTACAAGGACACGTTAAAAAG AGCCCAGTGCACAAGCCCAGATCCAGAGCTTGTTTCTGGAGCGCTGATCAATGTGGCAAAGCAGCTGGGCAACCTGCAGGTCAGAGTTTTGGAGAAGCACCTGGGCAACCTGCAGGTCAGAGTTTTGGAGAAGCAGCTGGGCAACCTGCAGGTCAGAGTTTTGGAGAAGCAGCTGGGCAACCTGCAGGTCAGAGTTTTGGAGAAGCACCTGGGCAACCTGCAGGTCAGAGTTTTGGAGAAGCACCTGGGCAACCTGCAGGTCAGAGTTTTGGAGAAGCAGCTGGGCAACCTGCAGGTCAGAGTTTTGGAGAAGCACCTGGGCAACCTGCAGGTCAGAGTTTTGGAGAAGCAGCTGGGCAACCTGCAGGTCAGAGTTTTGGAGAAGCACCTGGGCAACCTGCAGGTCAGAGTTTTGGAGAAGCAGCTGGGCAACCTGCAGGTCAGAGTTTTGGAGAAGCACCTGGGCAACCTGCAGGTCAGAGTTTTGGAGAAGCAGCTGGGCAACCTGCAGGTCAGAGTTTTGGAGAAGCAGCTGGGCAACCTGCAGGTCAGAGTTTTGGAGAAGCACCTGGGCAACCTGCAGGTCAGAGTTTTGGAGAAGCAGCTGGGCAACCTGCAGGTCAGAGTTTTGGAGAAGCACCTGGGCAACCTGCAGGTCAGAGTTTTGGAGAAGCAGCTGGGCAACCTGCAGGTCAGAGTTTTGGAGAAGCAGCTGGGCAACCTGCAGGTCAGAGTTTTGGAGAAGCACCTGGGCAACCTGCAGGTCAGAGTTTTGGAGAAGCACCTGGGCAACCTGCAG GTCAGAGTTTTGGAGAAGCACCTGGGCAACCTGCAGGTCAGAGTTTTGGAGAAGCACCTGGGCAACCTGCAGGTCAGAGTTTTGGAGAAGCAGCTGGGCAACCTGCAG GTCAGAGTTTTGGAGAAGCACCTGGGCAACCTGCAGGTCAGAGTTTTGGAGAAGCAGCTGGGCAACCTGCAGGTCAGAGTTTTGGAGAAGATGCTGAAGTCTGTTCAATACAGCGAGTCTGATTTTTTTCTTACCAATGTTCATATCTTCACAAATATTTTAAAATTGCATTCAGACAATTTCAGATTAAAAAATATCACTCATCTGGCAATAATGTCCCAGTAA
- the LOC118383337 gene encoding uncharacterized protein LOC118383337 isoform X12, translating to MAVLREEEEEKSRRMKKMIDDMNREIAAILDTTRAIKKNLVSDDISFLQNYKDTLKRAQCTSPDPELVSGALINVAKQLGNLQVRVLEKHLGNLQVRVLEKQLGNLQVRVLEKQLGNLQVRVLEKHLGNLQVRVLEKQLGNLQVRVLEKQLGNLQVRVLEKHLGNLQVRVLEKQLGNLQVRVLEKHLGNLQVRVLEKQLGNLQVRVLEKQLGNLQVRVLEKHLGNLQVRVLEKQLGNLQVRVLEKHLGNLQVRVLEKQLGNLQVRVLEKQLGNLQVRVLEKHLGNLQVRVLEKHLGNLQVRVLEKQLGNLQVRVLEKHLGNLQVRVLEKHLGNLQVRVLEKQLGNLQVRVLEKQLGNLQVRVLEKQLGNLQVRVLEKHLGNLQVRVLEKHLGNLQVRVLEKHLGNLQVRVLEKHLGNLQVRVLEKHLGNLQVRVLEKQLGNLQVRVLEKMLKSVQYSESDFFLTNVHIFTNILKLHSDNFRLKNITHLAIMSQ from the exons ATGGCTGtcctgagggaggaagaggaagagaagagtcgGAGGATGAAGAAGATGATTGACGATATGAACAGAGAGATAGCAGCCATTTTAGACACAACGAGAGCCATAAAGAAGAACCTGGTATCTGATGACATCTCATTCCTGCAG AACTACAAGGACACGTTAAAAAG AGCCCAGTGCACAAGCCCAGATCCAGAGCTTGTTTCTGGAGCGCTGATCAATGTGGCAAAGCAGCTGGGCAACCTGCAGGTCAGAGTTTTGGAGAAGCACCTGGGCAACCTGCAGGTCAGAGTTTTGGAGAAGCAGCTGGGCAACCTGCAGGTCAGAGTTTTGGAGAAGCAGCTGGGCAACCTGCAGGTCAGAGTTTTGGAGAAGCACCTGGGCAACCTGCAG GTCAGAGTTTTGGAGAAGCAGCTGGGCAACCTGCAG GTCAGAGTTTTGGAGAAGCAGCTGGGCAACCTGCAGGTCAGAGTTTTGGAGAAGCACCTGGGCAACCTGCAGGTCAGAGTTTTGGAGAAGCAGCTGGGCAACCTGCAGGTCAGAGTTTTGGAGAAGCACCTGGGCAACCTGCAGGTCAGAGTTTTGGAGAAGCAGCTGGGCAACCTGCAGGTCAGAGTTTTGGAGAAGCAGCTGGGCAACCTGCAGGTCAGAGTTTTGGAGAAGCACCTGGGCAACCTGCAGGTCAGAGTTTTGGAGAAGCAGCTGGGCAACCTGCAGGTCAGAGTTTTGGAGAAGCACCTGGGCAACCTGCAGGTCAGAGTTTTGGAGAAGCAGCTGGGCAACCTGCAGGTCAGAGTTTTGGAGAAGCAGCTGGGCAACCTGCAGGTCAGAGTTTTGGAGAAGCACCTGGGCAACCTGCAGGTCAGAGTTTTGGAGAAGCACCTGGGCAACCTGCAGGTCAGAGTTTTGGAGAAGCAGCTGGGCAACCTGCAGGTCAGAGTTTTGGAGAAGCACCTGGGCAACCTGCAGGTCAGAGTTTTGGAGAAGCACCTGGGCAACCTGCAGGTCAGAGTTTTGGAGAAGCAGCTGGGCAACCTGCAGGTCAGAGTTTTGGAGAAGCAGCTGGGCAACCTGCAGGTCAGAGTTTTGGAGAAGCAGCTGGGCAACCTGCAGGTCAGAGTTTTGGAGAAGCACCTGGGCAACCTGCAGGTCAGAGTTTTGGAGAAGCACCTGGGCAACCTGCAGGTCAGAGTTTTGGAGAAGCACCTGGGCAACCTGCAGGTCAGAGTTTTGGAGAAGCACCTGGGCAACCTGCAGGTCAGAGTTTTGGAGAAGCACCTGGGCAACCTGCAGGTCAGAGTTTTGGAGAAGCAGCTGGGCAACCTGCAGGTCAGAGTTTTGGAGAAGATGCTGAAGTCTGTTCAATACAGCGAGTCTGATTTTTTTCTTACCAATGTTCATATCTTCACAAATATTTTAAAATTGCATTCAGACAATTTCAGATTAAAAAATATCACTCATCTGGCAATAATGTCCCAGTAA
- the LOC118383337 gene encoding uncharacterized protein LOC118383337 isoform X3, which yields MAVLREEEEEKSRRMKKMIDDMNREIAAILDTTRAIKKNLVSDDISFLQNYKDTLKRAQCTSPDPELVSGALINVAKQLGNLQVRVLEKHLGNLQVRVLEKQLGNLQVRVLEKQLGNLQVRVLEKHLGNLQVRVLEKHLGNLQVRVLEKQLGNLQVRVLEKQLGNLQVRVLEKHLGNLQVRVLEKQLGNLQVRVLEKHLGNLQVRVLEKQLGNLQVRVLEKQLGNLQVRVLEKHLGNLQVRVLEKQLGNLQVRVLEKHLGNLQVRVLEKQLGNLQVRVLEKQLGNLQVRVLEKHLGNLQVRVLEKHLGNLQVRVLEKQLGNLQVRVLEKHLGNLQVRVLEKHLGNLQVRVLEKQLGNLQVRVLEKQLGNLQVRVLEKQLGNLQVRVLEKHLGNLQVRVLEKHLGNLQVRVLEKHLGNLQVRVLEKHLGNLQVRVLEKHLGNLQVRVLEKQLGNLQVRVLEKMLKSVQYSESDFFLTNVHIFTNILKLHSDNFRLKNITHLAIMSQ from the exons ATGGCTGtcctgagggaggaagaggaagagaagagtcgGAGGATGAAGAAGATGATTGACGATATGAACAGAGAGATAGCAGCCATTTTAGACACAACGAGAGCCATAAAGAAGAACCTGGTATCTGATGACATCTCATTCCTGCAG AACTACAAGGACACGTTAAAAAG AGCCCAGTGCACAAGCCCAGATCCAGAGCTTGTTTCTGGAGCGCTGATCAATGTGGCAAAGCAGCTGGGCAACCTGCAGGTCAGAGTTTTGGAGAAGCACCTGGGCAACCTGCAGGTCAGAGTTTTGGAGAAGCAGCTGGGCAACCTGCAGGTCAGAGTTTTGGAGAAGCAGCTGGGCAACCTGCAGGTCAGAGTTTTGGAGAAGCACCTGGGCAACCTGCAGGTCAGAGTTTTGGAGAAGCACCTGGGCAACCTGCAGGTCAGAGTTTTGGAGAAGCAGCTGGGCAACCTGCAG GTCAGAGTTTTGGAGAAGCAGCTGGGCAACCTGCAGGTCAGAGTTTTGGAGAAGCACCTGGGCAACCTGCAGGTCAGAGTTTTGGAGAAGCAGCTGGGCAACCTGCAGGTCAGAGTTTTGGAGAAGCACCTGGGCAACCTGCAGGTCAGAGTTTTGGAGAAGCAGCTGGGCAACCTGCAGGTCAGAGTTTTGGAGAAGCAGCTGGGCAACCTGCAGGTCAGAGTTTTGGAGAAGCACCTGGGCAACCTGCAGGTCAGAGTTTTGGAGAAGCAGCTGGGCAACCTGCAGGTCAGAGTTTTGGAGAAGCACCTGGGCAACCTGCAGGTCAGAGTTTTGGAGAAGCAGCTGGGCAACCTGCAGGTCAGAGTTTTGGAGAAGCAGCTGGGCAACCTGCAGGTCAGAGTTTTGGAGAAGCACCTGGGCAACCTGCAGGTCAGAGTTTTGGAGAAGCACCTGGGCAACCTGCAGGTCAGAGTTTTGGAGAAGCAGCTGGGCAACCTGCAGGTCAGAGTTTTGGAGAAGCACCTGGGCAACCTGCAGGTCAGAGTTTTGGAGAAGCACCTGGGCAACCTGCAGGTCAGAGTTTTGGAGAAGCAGCTGGGCAACCTGCAGGTCAGAGTTTTGGAGAAGCAGCTGGGCAACCTGCAGGTCAGAGTTTTGGAGAAGCAGCTGGGCAACCTGCAGGTCAGAGTTTTGGAGAAGCACCTGGGCAACCTGCAGGTCAGAGTTTTGGAGAAGCACCTGGGCAACCTGCAGGTCAGAGTTTTGGAGAAGCACCTGGGCAACCTGCAGGTCAGAGTTTTGGAGAAGCACCTGGGCAACCTGCAGGTCAGAGTTTTGGAGAAGCACCTGGGCAACCTGCAGGTCAGAGTTTTGGAGAAGCAGCTGGGCAACCTGCAGGTCAGAGTTTTGGAGAAGATGCTGAAGTCTGTTCAATACAGCGAGTCTGATTTTTTTCTTACCAATGTTCATATCTTCACAAATATTTTAAAATTGCATTCAGACAATTTCAGATTAAAAAATATCACTCATCTGGCAATAATGTCCCAGTAA
- the LOC118383337 gene encoding uncharacterized protein LOC118383337 isoform X21, producing the protein MAVLREEEEEKSRRMKKMIDDMNREIAAILDTTRAIKKNLVSDDISFLQNYKDTLKRAQCTSPDPELVSGALINVAKQLGNLQVRVLEKHLGNLQVRVLEKQLGNLQVRVLEKQLGNLQVRVLEKHLGNLQVRVLEKQLGNLQVRVLEKHLGNLQVRVLEKQLGNLQVRVLEKQLGNLQVRVLEKQLGNLQVRVLEKHLGNLQVRVLEKQLGNLQVRVLEKHLGNLQVRVLEKQLGNLQVRVLEKQLGNLQVRVLEKHLGNLQVRVLEKHLGNLQVRVLEKQLGNLQVRVLEKHLGNLQVRVLEKHLGNLQVRVLEKQLGNLQVRVLEKQLGNLQVRVLEKQLGNLQVRVLEKHLGNLQVRVLEKHLGNLQVRVLEKHLGNLQVRVLEKHLGNLQVRVLEKHLGNLQVRVLEKQLGNLQVRVLEKMLKSVQYSESDFFLTNVHIFTNILKLHSDNFRLKNITHLAIMSQ; encoded by the exons ATGGCTGtcctgagggaggaagaggaagagaagagtcgGAGGATGAAGAAGATGATTGACGATATGAACAGAGAGATAGCAGCCATTTTAGACACAACGAGAGCCATAAAGAAGAACCTGGTATCTGATGACATCTCATTCCTGCAG AACTACAAGGACACGTTAAAAAG AGCCCAGTGCACAAGCCCAGATCCAGAGCTTGTTTCTGGAGCGCTGATCAATGTGGCAAAGCAGCTGGGCAACCTGCAGGTCAGAGTTTTGGAGAAGCACCTGGGCAACCTGCAGGTCAGAGTTTTGGAGAAGCAGCTGGGCAACCTGCAGGTCAGAGTTTTGGAGAAGCAGCTGGGCAACCTGCAGGTCAGAGTTTTGGAGAAGCACCTGGGCAACCTGCAG GTCAGAGTTTTGGAGAAGCAGCTGGGCAACCTGCAGGTCAGAGTTTTGGAGAAGCACCTGGGCAACCTGCAGGTCAGAGTTTTGGAGAAGCAGCTGGGCAACCTGCAG GTCAGAGTTTTGGAGAAGCAGCTGGGCAACCTGCAGGTCAGAGTTTTGGAGAAGCAGCTGGGCAACCTGCAGGTCAGAGTTTTGGAGAAGCACCTGGGCAACCTGCAGGTCAGAGTTTTGGAGAAGCAGCTGGGCAACCTGCAGGTCAGAGTTTTGGAGAAGCACCTGGGCAACCTGCAGGTCAGAGTTTTGGAGAAGCAGCTGGGCAACCTGCAGGTCAGAGTTTTGGAGAAGCAGCTGGGCAACCTGCAGGTCAGAGTTTTGGAGAAGCACCTGGGCAACCTGCAGGTCAGAGTTTTGGAGAAGCACCTGGGCAACCTGCAGGTCAGAGTTTTGGAGAAGCAGCTGGGCAACCTGCAGGTCAGAGTTTTGGAGAAGCACCTGGGCAACCTGCAGGTCAGAGTTTTGGAGAAGCACCTGGGCAACCTGCAGGTCAGAGTTTTGGAGAAGCAGCTGGGCAACCTGCAGGTCAGAGTTTTGGAGAAGCAGCTGGGCAACCTGCAGGTCAGAGTTTTGGAGAAGCAGCTGGGCAACCTGCAGGTCAGAGTTTTGGAGAAGCACCTGGGCAACCTGCAGGTCAGAGTTTTGGAGAAGCACCTGGGCAACCTGCAGGTCAGAGTTTTGGAGAAGCACCTGGGCAACCTGCAGGTCAGAGTTTTGGAGAAGCACCTGGGCAACCTGCAGGTCAGAGTTTTGGAGAAGCACCTGGGCAACCTGCAGGTCAGAGTTTTGGAGAAGCAGCTGGGCAACCTGCAGGTCAGAGTTTTGGAGAAGATGCTGAAGTCTGTTCAATACAGCGAGTCTGATTTTTTTCTTACCAATGTTCATATCTTCACAAATATTTTAAAATTGCATTCAGACAATTTCAGATTAAAAAATATCACTCATCTGGCAATAATGTCCCAGTAA
- the LOC118383337 gene encoding uncharacterized protein LOC118383337 isoform X41 → MAVLREEEEEKSRRMKKMIDDMNREIAAILDTTRAIKKNLVSDDISFLQNYKDTLKRAQCTSPDPELVSGALINVAKQLGNLQVRVLEKHLGNLQVRVLEKQLGNLQVRVLEKQLGNLQVRVLEKHLGNLQVRVLEKHLGNLQVRVLEKQLGNLQVRVLEKHLGNLQVRVLEKQLGNLQVRVLEKHLGNLQVRVLEKQLGNLQVRVLEKHLGNLQVRVLEKQLGNLQVRVLEKQLGNLQVRVLEKHLGNLQVRVLEKQLGNLQVRVLEKHLGNLQVRVLEKHLGNLQVRVLEKQLGNLQVRVLEKHLGNLQVRVLEKHLGNLQVRVLEKHLGNLQVRVLEKHLGNLQVRVLEKHLGNLQVRVLEKQLGNLQVRVLEKMLKSVQYSESDFFLTNVHIFTNILKLHSDNFRLKNITHLAIMSQ, encoded by the exons ATGGCTGtcctgagggaggaagaggaagagaagagtcgGAGGATGAAGAAGATGATTGACGATATGAACAGAGAGATAGCAGCCATTTTAGACACAACGAGAGCCATAAAGAAGAACCTGGTATCTGATGACATCTCATTCCTGCAG AACTACAAGGACACGTTAAAAAG AGCCCAGTGCACAAGCCCAGATCCAGAGCTTGTTTCTGGAGCGCTGATCAATGTGGCAAAGCAGCTGGGCAACCTGCAGGTCAGAGTTTTGGAGAAGCACCTGGGCAACCTGCAGGTCAGAGTTTTGGAGAAGCAGCTGGGCAACCTGCAGGTCAGAGTTTTGGAGAAGCAGCTGGGCAACCTGCAGGTCAGAGTTTTGGAGAAGCACCTGGGCAACCTGCAGGTCAGAGTTTTGGAGAAGCACCTGGGCAACCTGCAGGTCAGAGTTTTGGAGAAGCAGCTGGGCAACCTGCAGGTCAGAGTTTTGGAGAAGCACCTGGGCAACCTGCAGGTCAGAGTTTTGGAGAAGCAGCTGGGCAACCTGCAGGTCAGAGTTTTGGAGAAGCACCTGGGCAACCTGCAGGTCAGAGTTTTGGAGAAGCAGCTGGGCAACCTGCAGGTCAGAGTTTTGGAGAAGCACCTGGGCAACCTGCAGGTCAGAGTTTTGGAGAAGCAGCTGGGCAACCTGCAGGTCAGAGTTTTGGAGAAGCAGCTGGGCAACCTGCAGGTCAGAGTTTTGGAGAAGCACCTGGGCAACCTGCAGGTCAGAGTTTTGGAGAAGCAGCTGGGCAACCTGCAGGTCAGAGTTTTGGAGAAGCACCTGGGCAACCTGCAG GTCAGAGTTTTGGAGAAGCACCTGGGCAACCTGCAG GTCAGAGTTTTGGAGAAGCAGCTGGGCAACCTGCAGGTCAGAGTTTTGGAGAAGCACCTGGGCAACCTGCAGGTCAGAGTTTTGGAGAAGCACCTGGGCAACCTGCAGGTCAGAGTTTTGGAGAAGCACCTGGGCAACCTGCAGGTCAGAGTTTTGGAGAAGCACCTGGGCAACCTGCAGGTCAGAGTTTTGGAGAAGCACCTGGGCAACCTGCAGGTCAGAGTTTTGGAGAAGCAGCTGGGCAACCTGCAGGTCAGAGTTTTGGAGAAGATGCTGAAGTCTGTTCAATACAGCGAGTCTGATTTTTTTCTTACCAATGTTCATATCTTCACAAATATTTTAAAATTGCATTCAGACAATTTCAGATTAAAAAATATCACTCATCTGGCAATAATGTCCCAGTAA
- the LOC118383337 gene encoding uncharacterized protein LOC118383337 isoform X37, with translation MAVLREEEEEKSRRMKKMIDDMNREIAAILDTTRAIKKNLVSDDISFLQNYKDTLKRAQCTSPDPELVSGALINVAKQLGNLQVRVLEKHLGNLQVRVLEKQLGNLQVRVLEKQLGNLQVRVLEKHLGNLQVRVLEKHLGNLQVRVLEKQLGNLQVRVLEKHLGNLQVRVLEKQLGNLQVRVLEKHLGNLQVRVLEKQLGNLQVRVLEKHLGNLQVRVLEKQLGNLQVRVLEKQLGNLQVRVLEKHLGNLQVRVLEKQLGNLQVRVLEKHLGNLQVRVLEKHLGNLQVRVLEKQLGNLQVRVLEKQLGNLQVRVLEKHLGNLQVRVLEKHLGNLQVRVLEKHLGNLQVRVLEKHLGNLQVRVLEKHLGNLQVRVLEKQLGNLQVRVLEKMLKSVQYSESDFFLTNVHIFTNILKLHSDNFRLKNITHLAIMSQ, from the exons ATGGCTGtcctgagggaggaagaggaagagaagagtcgGAGGATGAAGAAGATGATTGACGATATGAACAGAGAGATAGCAGCCATTTTAGACACAACGAGAGCCATAAAGAAGAACCTGGTATCTGATGACATCTCATTCCTGCAG AACTACAAGGACACGTTAAAAAG AGCCCAGTGCACAAGCCCAGATCCAGAGCTTGTTTCTGGAGCGCTGATCAATGTGGCAAAGCAGCTGGGCAACCTGCAGGTCAGAGTTTTGGAGAAGCACCTGGGCAACCTGCAGGTCAGAGTTTTGGAGAAGCAGCTGGGCAACCTGCAGGTCAGAGTTTTGGAGAAGCAGCTGGGCAACCTGCAGGTCAGAGTTTTGGAGAAGCACCTGGGCAACCTGCAGGTCAGAGTTTTGGAGAAGCACCTGGGCAACCTGCAGGTCAGAGTTTTGGAGAAGCAGCTGGGCAACCTGCAGGTCAGAGTTTTGGAGAAGCACCTGGGCAACCTGCAGGTCAGAGTTTTGGAGAAGCAGCTGGGCAACCTGCAGGTCAGAGTTTTGGAGAAGCACCTGGGCAACCTGCAGGTCAGAGTTTTGGAGAAGCAGCTGGGCAACCTGCAGGTCAGAGTTTTGGAGAAGCACCTGGGCAACCTGCAGGTCAGAGTTTTGGAGAAGCAGCTGGGCAACCTGCAGGTCAGAGTTTTGGAGAAGCAGCTGGGCAACCTGCAGGTCAGAGTTTTGGAGAAGCACCTGGGCAACCTGCAGGTCAGAGTTTTGGAGAAGCAGCTGGGCAACCTGCAGGTCAGAGTTTTGGAGAAGCACCTGGGCAACCTGCAG GTCAGAGTTTTGGAGAAGCACCTGGGCAACCTGCAG GTCAGAGTTTTGGAGAAGCAGCTGGGCAACCTGCAGGTCAGAGTTTTGGAGAAGCAGCTGGGCAACCTGCAGGTCAGAGTTTTGGAGAAGCACCTGGGCAACCTGCAGGTCAGAGTTTTGGAGAAGCACCTGGGCAACCTGCAGGTCAGAGTTTTGGAGAAGCACCTGGGCAACCTGCAGGTCAGAGTTTTGGAGAAGCACCTGGGCAACCTGCAGGTCAGAGTTTTGGAGAAGCACCTGGGCAACCTGCAGGTCAGAGTTTTGGAGAAGCAGCTGGGCAACCTGCAGGTCAGAGTTTTGGAGAAGATGCTGAAGTCTGTTCAATACAGCGAGTCTGATTTTTTTCTTACCAATGTTCATATCTTCACAAATATTTTAAAATTGCATTCAGACAATTTCAGATTAAAAAATATCACTCATCTGGCAATAATGTCCCAGTAA